A genomic window from Rattus norvegicus strain BN/NHsdMcwi chromosome 9, GRCr8, whole genome shotgun sequence includes:
- the LOC134480493 gene encoding uncharacterized protein LOC134480493, translating into MFRQLLRLFRKESVDQGEITPGQREADPLSSDTGRRKSFWRRLGFGRKASSQNVISKQEECLKELEELKFEIQKCQFERDELYQILDLYIYDEWDHRLHVELPVLQSEHEMRMMAMQMMTNSISDAMERYKELIQVNSSYRIRQSQLLREQTQLKNNIQILLNEKRELLVEQTELPASSVETKRFCEEAGMNICDPRAKQQQV; encoded by the exons atgtttcgccagctgctcaggctatttcggaaggaaagtgttgatcaaggagagatCACACCAGGTCAGAgagaagctgaccccctctctagtgacacaggaaggaggaaatcattctggagaaggcttg gttttggtaggaaggcatcatcccaaaatgtcatcagtaagcaagaggagtgtctaaaggaactggaggaactcaaatttgaaatccagaagtgtcaattcgagagggatgaactttatcaaatcctggatctttatatctatgatgagtgggaccacag gctgcacgtcgaattgccagtccttcaatccgaacatgagatgagaatgatggctatgcaaatgatgaccaactcaataagtgatgccatggagaggtacaaggagctcatacaagtgaacagttcctaccg catcaggcaatcCCAGCTCCTACGGGAAcaaactcaattgaagaacaatatacagattttgctgaatgagaagagagaactgctggtggagcagactgaactgccagcatcctctgtggagacaaagaggttctgtgaagaggccggaatgaacatctgtgaccccagagccaagcaacagcag gtctga